Proteins encoded together in one Catellatospora citrea window:
- a CDS encoding LacI family DNA-binding transcriptional regulator, with translation MTYRKLTIEDIAHQAGVSRATASRVLNKAPGVSAELRTRVDRVVADLGYRPNAAARALASGRRDALDLVVIACHGDISLFGAQPYYSRVIAGVLSALAGTDTQLRVNVAGAEDATELIDRVASSVTAGAVLVNVSPALAARFHARCRKAVSLGATAPHVPAVEPENSRAAYDAISFLHRIGCRRIAAIHGPDCNTCAAGRRAGHLEAVRELGLADIAVDGGFRREGGYAAATRLLAEHPDLDGIFAACDMMAAGAVQAITDAGRRVPDDIAVVGFDDSAVAACVSPPLTTMRLPVEQMAATATRALLEGAAAPHWRRFFPVDMVVRSSTGPDAALLLSPAHPVSALAGRR, from the coding sequence ATGACGTACCGGAAGCTGACCATCGAGGACATCGCCCACCAGGCCGGGGTGTCGCGCGCCACCGCCTCTCGGGTGCTCAACAAGGCGCCGGGCGTCTCCGCCGAACTGCGGACGCGGGTCGACCGGGTCGTCGCCGATCTCGGCTACCGGCCGAACGCGGCCGCCCGCGCGCTCGCGTCCGGCCGCCGCGACGCACTCGACCTGGTCGTCATCGCATGCCACGGCGACATCAGCCTGTTCGGGGCCCAGCCCTACTACAGCCGGGTCATCGCGGGCGTGCTGTCGGCGCTGGCCGGCACCGACACGCAACTGCGGGTCAACGTGGCCGGCGCCGAGGACGCGACGGAGCTGATCGACCGCGTCGCGTCGTCGGTGACGGCCGGGGCGGTGCTGGTCAACGTGTCGCCCGCGCTCGCGGCCCGCTTCCACGCCCGCTGCCGCAAGGCGGTGTCGCTGGGCGCGACCGCGCCCCACGTCCCGGCGGTCGAACCGGAGAACAGCCGCGCGGCGTACGACGCGATCAGCTTCCTGCACCGCATCGGCTGCCGCCGGATCGCCGCGATCCACGGCCCCGACTGCAACACCTGCGCGGCCGGCCGCCGCGCGGGGCACCTCGAAGCGGTCCGCGAGCTGGGCCTGGCCGACATCGCCGTCGACGGCGGATTCCGGCGCGAAGGCGGCTACGCGGCCGCGACACGGCTGCTGGCCGAGCACCCCGACCTCGACGGGATCTTCGCGGCCTGCGACATGATGGCCGCCGGCGCGGTCCAGGCCATCACGGACGCGGGCCGGCGGGTCCCCGACGACATCGCCGTCGTCGGCTTCGACGACAGCGCCGTGGCCGCCTGCGTGAGCCCGCCGCTGACGACGATGCGCCTGCCGGTCGAGCAGATGGCCGCCACCGCGACCAGGGCGCTGCTGGAGGGCGCCGCGGCGCCGCACTGGCGGCGCTTCTTCCCCGTCGACATGGTCGTGCGCAGCAGCACGGGGCCCGATGCCGCGCTCCTGCTCTCGCCCGCACACCCGGTGTCCGCGCTCGCCGGACGCCGGTAG
- a CDS encoding DoxX family protein encodes MTLAVLIIGLLVLRALGALGVRRFATWATSGAHALAVMLAMTATAHFVPAGVTVMPTHADLVAMVPPFVPAPDAMVYATGVLELLGAIGLVVPRTRRAAGLSLVLLFLLLLPANVYAAVADVPFHGEPASPLWQRIPEQVLYLGVALAAALSAPTRRPTRDTRPATAAA; translated from the coding sequence ATGACACTCGCCGTACTGATCATCGGTCTGCTGGTCCTGCGCGCGCTCGGCGCGCTCGGCGTGCGCAGGTTCGCCACCTGGGCGACCAGCGGCGCCCACGCGCTCGCCGTGATGCTGGCGATGACCGCGACCGCGCACTTCGTCCCGGCCGGCGTGACGGTCATGCCGACCCACGCCGACCTGGTCGCCATGGTGCCGCCGTTCGTGCCCGCCCCCGACGCCATGGTGTACGCCACCGGCGTGCTGGAACTGCTCGGCGCGATCGGCCTCGTCGTCCCCCGGACCCGCCGGGCCGCCGGACTGTCCCTGGTGCTGCTGTTCCTGCTGCTCCTGCCCGCCAACGTGTACGCCGCGGTCGCCGACGTGCCGTTCCACGGCGAGCCCGCCTCACCACTGTGGCAGCGCATCCCGGAGCAGGTGCTCTACCTCGGCGTCGCGCTCGCCGCCGCTCTGTCGGCGCCCACCCGCCGACCGACCCGCGACACCCGACCGGCTACCGCCGCGGCGTGA
- a CDS encoding DUF4240 domain-containing protein — MSMEEFWQVVEKARESAADPSDAEDVAERTLALLTALPAEKVALLAQPLWDLRARSYRWSLWHAAYLINGGCSDDGFEYFRGWLLTQGRAVFERAVADPDTLADLPAVRRVAAGDEADLECESMYGVVWDAYEVVTGGQEPPAVTGRYPQLGPGWDFEDADEDRRRLPKLAALFDG, encoded by the coding sequence GTGAGCATGGAGGAGTTCTGGCAGGTGGTCGAGAAGGCCCGGGAGTCCGCGGCCGACCCGTCGGACGCCGAGGACGTCGCCGAACGGACGCTGGCCCTGCTGACCGCCCTGCCCGCGGAGAAGGTCGCGCTGCTGGCGCAGCCGCTGTGGGACCTGCGGGCGCGTTCCTACCGGTGGAGCCTGTGGCATGCGGCGTATCTGATCAACGGTGGCTGCTCCGACGACGGCTTCGAGTACTTCCGCGGCTGGCTGCTCACCCAGGGGCGCGCGGTGTTCGAGCGCGCGGTGGCCGATCCCGACACCCTCGCCGACCTGCCCGCGGTCCGGCGTGTCGCCGCCGGCGACGAGGCCGACCTCGAGTGCGAGTCCATGTACGGCGTGGTGTGGGACGCCTACGAGGTCGTGACCGGCGGCCAGGAGCCGCCTGCGGTCACCGGCCGTTACCCGCAGCTCGGCCCGGGATGGGACTTCGAGGACGCCGACGAGGACCGCCGACGCCTGCCGAAACTCGCCGCACTCTTCGACGGCTGA
- a CDS encoding DinB family protein translates to MAWIAPDVARGPRTDMACPEREMLADWLERRRVHLLRKCSGLTAEQLRTASVEPSNLTLLGLLRHMTEVERFWFRTKYLHEDVPDLYCTDEHPDGDFDLVADADAEADLARFLAETAACDAAVAGRDLDEPVDDAKAPTGKVNLRWVYIHLLEEYAQHTGHADFIRERIDGSTGV, encoded by the coding sequence ATGGCATGGATTGCACCCGACGTCGCGCGGGGACCACGGACGGACATGGCCTGCCCTGAGCGCGAGATGCTGGCGGACTGGCTGGAGCGGCGCCGGGTCCACCTGCTGCGCAAGTGCTCCGGGCTCACCGCGGAGCAGCTGAGGACGGCGTCGGTCGAACCGTCGAACCTGACCCTGCTGGGCCTGCTGCGGCACATGACCGAGGTCGAGCGGTTCTGGTTCCGGACCAAGTACCTGCACGAGGACGTGCCCGACCTGTACTGCACCGACGAGCACCCCGACGGCGACTTCGACCTGGTGGCCGACGCCGACGCCGAGGCCGACCTCGCCCGCTTCCTGGCCGAGACCGCCGCATGCGACGCCGCCGTGGCCGGGCGCGACCTGGACGAGCCCGTCGACGACGCCAAGGCCCCCACCGGCAAGGTCAATCTCCGCTGGGTCTACATCCACCTCCTGGAGGAGTACGCCCAGCACACGGGTCACGCCGACTTCATCCGCGAGCGGATCGACGGGTCGACCGGGGTGTGA
- a CDS encoding PadR family transcriptional regulator: MSITPMRMREPTYFILASLQDEPLHGWAIIKRADELSRGQVKLATGTLYSALDRLTGEQLVRVSDEEIVNGRARRYYTLTDAGLVALREEAARLADAARIVTERGTGTVRPVRPGVMPA, encoded by the coding sequence ATGAGTATCACTCCGATGAGGATGCGGGAGCCTACCTACTTCATCCTGGCGTCGCTTCAGGACGAGCCCCTGCACGGCTGGGCCATCATCAAGAGGGCCGACGAGCTGTCACGAGGCCAGGTCAAACTCGCCACCGGCACGCTGTACTCGGCCCTCGACCGCCTGACCGGCGAGCAGCTGGTGCGGGTCTCCGACGAGGAGATCGTCAACGGCCGGGCCCGCCGCTACTACACCCTCACCGACGCGGGCCTGGTCGCCCTGCGCGAGGAGGCGGCGCGCCTGGCCGACGCGGCCCGGATCGTCACCGAACGCGGCACGGGCACGGTGCGGCCCGTACGCCCCGGGGTGATGCCCGCGTGA
- a CDS encoding SRPBCC family protein, which yields MPVVEAVAIVPVPPAVAFAVSQTTGETRYRWDPFVREQRLLDGAARPGKGVRTFTRSRHGLTMVSEYVSYAPPTNVGMKMVRGPWFFEMMAGGWRFAPAEEPGHTVATWRYHFRTRPALLRPIADRIGVWLLGRDIRRRIAGFAAGCQDPAVLAKVDEG from the coding sequence ATGCCCGTCGTGGAGGCCGTTGCGATCGTCCCCGTCCCGCCCGCGGTCGCGTTCGCCGTGTCGCAGACCACCGGCGAGACCCGCTACCGCTGGGACCCGTTCGTGCGGGAGCAGCGGCTGCTCGACGGCGCGGCCCGGCCCGGCAAGGGCGTGCGCACGTTCACGCGGTCCCGGCACGGCTTGACCATGGTCAGCGAGTACGTCTCCTACGCCCCGCCCACCAACGTGGGCATGAAGATGGTCCGCGGGCCGTGGTTCTTCGAGATGATGGCCGGCGGCTGGCGCTTCGCCCCGGCCGAGGAGCCGGGGCACACGGTCGCGACCTGGCGTTACCACTTCCGCACCCGGCCCGCTCTGCTCCGCCCGATCGCCGACCGCATCGGCGTCTGGCTGCTGGGACGGGACATCCGCCGCCGCATCGCGGGTTTCGCCGCCGGATGCCAGGATCCGGCGGTGCTGGCGAAGGTCGACGAGGGCTGA
- a CDS encoding DoxX family protein, with translation MELAYWIVAALLAVFYLYAGGKKVAQSQEQLQPMMGWVDRVPMPLVRTIGALEILGAVGLILPPLTGIASWLAVAAAIGLALIQVGGIALHLSRGEARLIGLNIALLVAAAATAWLGTSWL, from the coding sequence ATGGAACTCGCCTACTGGATCGTCGCGGCGCTGCTCGCGGTGTTCTACCTCTACGCCGGAGGCAAGAAGGTCGCCCAGAGCCAGGAACAGCTCCAGCCCATGATGGGCTGGGTCGACCGGGTCCCGATGCCACTGGTCCGGACCATCGGCGCGCTGGAGATCCTCGGCGCGGTCGGGCTGATCCTGCCGCCGCTCACCGGCATCGCGTCCTGGCTCGCCGTCGCCGCGGCGATCGGCCTCGCGCTGATCCAGGTCGGCGGCATCGCGCTCCACCTGTCCCGCGGCGAGGCCCGCCTGATCGGACTCAACATCGCACTCCTCGTGGCCGCCGCCGCAACCGCGTGGCTGGGCACGAGCTGGCTCTGA
- a CDS encoding TMEM165/GDT1 family protein: MEGFLAALAISFGVIFVAELGDKSQLMAMTFATRYRTGIVLAGITIATAVVHLVSVGVGVGLGSALPTGWIALAAGVAFLAFAAWTLRGDSLTEEEKTKAQRGGKSALWAVGGAFFLAELGDKTMLATITLATQHGWFGTWVGSTVGMVAADALAILVGRWLGRSLPERAVRYGAAALFVLFGVWLLVDAVGQLT; the protein is encoded by the coding sequence GTGGAAGGTTTCCTCGCCGCTCTGGCGATCAGTTTCGGCGTGATCTTCGTAGCCGAGCTGGGTGACAAGTCGCAGCTGATGGCGATGACGTTCGCCACCCGCTACCGCACCGGCATCGTGCTGGCCGGTATCACCATCGCCACCGCCGTGGTGCACCTCGTATCGGTCGGCGTCGGCGTCGGGCTGGGCAGCGCGCTGCCGACCGGCTGGATCGCCCTGGCCGCGGGCGTGGCGTTCCTGGCGTTCGCCGCCTGGACCCTGCGCGGCGACAGCCTCACCGAGGAGGAGAAGACCAAGGCCCAGCGCGGCGGAAAGTCGGCGCTGTGGGCCGTGGGCGGCGCGTTCTTCCTCGCCGAACTCGGCGACAAGACGATGCTGGCGACCATCACCCTGGCCACACAGCACGGCTGGTTCGGCACCTGGGTCGGCTCGACGGTGGGCATGGTCGCCGCGGACGCGCTGGCCATCCTGGTCGGCCGCTGGCTCGGCCGCAGCCTGCCCGAACGGGCCGTGCGCTACGGCGCGGCCGCGCTGTTCGTCCTTTTCGGCGTATGGCTGCTGGTGGACGCCGTCGGCCAGCTCACCTGA
- a CDS encoding winged helix-turn-helix transcriptional regulator yields the protein MSDYEHTCMIRGDGGQTIRAILDQICNKWTLLIVATLDRGTLRFTELHQQIPGISQRMLTLTLRNLERDGLVARTVFAEVPPRVEYALTATGKSLIPPALALAGWAVEHVPHIEASRAAYQTRTG from the coding sequence ATGTCGGACTACGAGCACACGTGCATGATCCGAGGAGACGGCGGTCAGACGATCCGGGCGATCCTGGATCAGATCTGTAACAAGTGGACGCTGCTCATCGTGGCGACCCTCGACCGGGGCACGCTGCGCTTCACCGAGCTGCACCAGCAGATACCGGGGATCTCCCAGCGCATGCTGACGTTGACGCTGCGCAACCTGGAGCGCGACGGCCTGGTGGCCCGGACGGTGTTCGCCGAGGTGCCGCCACGGGTGGAGTACGCGCTGACCGCCACCGGCAAGAGCCTCATCCCGCCCGCGCTGGCGTTGGCCGGCTGGGCCGTCGAACACGTCCCGCACATCGAGGCCAGCCGAGCCGCGTACCAGACGCGGACCGGGTAA
- a CDS encoding DUF1877 family protein: protein MVLIGRRLSAGELQAVLDDAAVVDDLLYGDLEDDDGEMPEPELDLGKSWHGVHYLLTGTAWDISQGAGEAVLGGEEIGEDGGYGPARLFTPEAVRAVAAALDALDVDALRARFDPQAMTALDIYPNLWAEMEFDYLAQNLTDLHRFYRSAADDGQAILLVIT, encoded by the coding sequence ATGGTGCTGATCGGACGCCGGTTGTCGGCCGGTGAGCTGCAGGCGGTTCTCGACGATGCCGCGGTCGTGGACGACCTGCTCTACGGCGACCTCGAAGACGACGACGGCGAGATGCCCGAGCCCGAACTGGACCTCGGCAAGTCGTGGCATGGCGTCCACTACCTGCTCACCGGCACCGCCTGGGACATCAGCCAGGGTGCCGGCGAGGCCGTGCTCGGTGGTGAGGAGATCGGCGAGGACGGAGGCTACGGCCCGGCCAGGCTGTTCACGCCGGAGGCGGTCCGTGCGGTCGCCGCCGCACTCGACGCGCTGGACGTCGACGCGCTGCGCGCCCGGTTCGATCCGCAGGCGATGACGGCCCTGGACATCTACCCGAACCTCTGGGCGGAGATGGAGTTCGACTACCTGGCGCAGAACCTCACCGACCTGCACCGGTTCTATCGAAGCGCGGCCGACGACGGCCAGGCGATACTGCTGGTCATCACCTGA
- a CDS encoding serine/threonine-protein kinase: protein MTTTEPVRLNGRYRLDTRIGAGGMGEVWRATDELLGRTVAVKTVLPALADDADFARRFLAEARAMAGVHHRGVVAIHDLYHGPEGAFLVMEFVDGEPLSQVLTRYGRLAAPPALHLVGQAADALHAVHGRGIVHRDVKPGNMLVRPDGTLLLTDFGIARRDGATALTATGAVIGTLSYLAPEQVLGHPATPRSDVYALGVVAYECLSGRRPFTAENPFAAAMMRLNQAPPPLGPEVPAPVAALVERALAVEPGDRWASAAAFGSAIAQVAAALRGGPPPPTNPGTAEQTVVQQRAPLSATLVESGPAATLLATPHPGTTAFATPPQVHSEATVRTPRPGAAQPMTPGGVTVPPGFRARDGYYVPVEPMCWGGLVIPGGLGRTPRRIVPDEEHYWETFAAAELPEEAVYLRQEELLGHPAVAAVCTARVLAACSRDPARTVGWELEPWPVQLGRDRWIFHCLAGPGTGEWLGSEFA from the coding sequence ATGACCACGACCGAGCCGGTGCGGCTCAACGGCCGCTACCGTCTGGACACGCGTATCGGCGCGGGCGGCATGGGCGAGGTCTGGCGCGCCACCGACGAGCTGCTGGGCCGGACCGTCGCGGTGAAGACGGTGCTGCCCGCGCTCGCCGACGACGCCGACTTCGCCCGCCGCTTCCTGGCCGAGGCGCGGGCGATGGCCGGGGTGCACCACCGCGGCGTGGTCGCCATCCACGATCTCTACCACGGCCCCGAGGGCGCGTTCCTGGTCATGGAGTTCGTCGACGGCGAGCCCCTGTCGCAGGTGCTGACCCGTTACGGCCGGCTCGCCGCGCCGCCCGCGCTGCACCTGGTCGGCCAGGCCGCCGACGCGCTGCACGCGGTGCACGGCCGCGGCATCGTGCACCGCGACGTCAAGCCCGGCAACATGCTGGTACGCCCCGACGGCACGCTGCTGCTCACCGACTTCGGCATCGCCCGCCGCGACGGCGCGACCGCGCTGACCGCGACCGGCGCGGTCATCGGCACCCTGTCCTATCTGGCCCCCGAACAGGTGCTGGGCCATCCGGCGACACCCCGCAGCGACGTGTACGCCCTCGGCGTCGTCGCCTACGAATGCCTGTCCGGGCGGCGGCCGTTCACCGCCGAGAACCCGTTCGCGGCCGCCATGATGCGCCTCAACCAGGCACCCCCGCCGCTCGGGCCCGAGGTGCCCGCCCCCGTGGCCGCCCTGGTGGAACGGGCCCTGGCCGTCGAGCCGGGTGACCGCTGGGCGTCGGCCGCCGCGTTCGGCAGCGCGATCGCCCAGGTAGCCGCGGCCCTGCGCGGCGGACCACCGCCCCCGACGAACCCGGGCACCGCCGAGCAGACCGTGGTCCAGCAACGCGCCCCGCTGTCGGCGACCCTCGTGGAATCCGGGCCGGCCGCCACCCTGCTCGCCACGCCGCACCCTGGGACGACAGCGTTCGCCACGCCGCCGCAGGTGCACTCCGAGGCCACCGTCCGCACGCCTCGACCCGGCGCCGCCCAGCCGATGACTCCCGGCGGTGTGACGGTCCCGCCGGGGTTCCGGGCCCGCGACGGCTACTACGTGCCGGTCGAGCCGATGTGCTGGGGCGGGCTGGTCATCCCCGGCGGCCTGGGCCGCACACCGCGCCGCATCGTGCCCGACGAGGAGCACTACTGGGAGACGTTCGCCGCCGCCGAGCTGCCCGAGGAGGCGGTGTACCTGCGGCAGGAGGAGCTGCTCGGGCACCCCGCGGTGGCCGCGGTGTGCACCGCGCGCGTGCTGGCCGCGTGCAGCCGTGACCCGGCCCGGACAGTCGGCTGGGAGCTGGAGCCGTGGCCGGTGCAGCTCGGCCGGGACCGCTGGATCTTCCACTGCCTGGCCGGGCCCGGCACGGGCGAATGGCTGGGCAGCGAGTTCGCGTAA
- a CDS encoding TetR/AcrR family transcriptional regulator, which produces MRTIGYHHGDLRRTVLDAAVDAIGESGLDGWSLRELARRAGVSHAAPAHHFGDKAGLLTALAAEGFDLLAETLKQAGTDFLEAGLAYVRFATDHPVHFGVMFQPKLYRADDAAVQQARERAGALLAQGARAVVASPAGSANTARAGWSIAHGFASLWLAGALTEPAGTDPVDAARPVLRRLLEG; this is translated from the coding sequence GTGAGGACGATCGGATACCACCACGGAGACCTGCGGCGTACGGTGCTGGACGCCGCGGTCGACGCCATCGGCGAGTCCGGACTCGACGGCTGGAGCCTGCGCGAGCTGGCCCGCCGGGCCGGGGTCTCGCACGCCGCCCCCGCGCACCACTTCGGGGACAAGGCAGGGTTGCTGACGGCGCTGGCGGCGGAGGGCTTCGACCTGCTCGCCGAGACGCTGAAGCAGGCGGGGACCGACTTCCTGGAGGCCGGGCTCGCCTACGTGCGCTTCGCCACCGACCATCCGGTCCACTTCGGGGTGATGTTCCAGCCGAAGCTCTACCGTGCCGACGACGCCGCCGTACAGCAGGCGAGGGAGCGGGCCGGGGCGCTGCTGGCGCAGGGCGCCCGCGCCGTCGTGGCCTCCCCTGCGGGCAGCGCGAACACGGCACGGGCGGGGTGGTCGATCGCCCACGGGTTCGCCAGCCTCTGGCTGGCCGGGGCACTGACCGAACCGGCCGGCACGGACCCGGTCGACGCGGCCCGTCCCGTGCTGCGCAGGCTGCTCGAAGGCTGA
- a CDS encoding glycoside hydrolase family 3 N-terminal domain-containing protein, which translates to MSSLPYLDPTLPTDQRVADLIGRMTLPEKVGQMLQLTARDGVRHLVEEFHVGSILHASPERVREAAELARNSRLGIPLLVAEDCIHGHSFWEGATIFPTQLGMAAAWDPELVERVARVTAVEVAATGVHWTFSPVLCIARDLRWGRVSETFGEDPFLIGELASAMVRGYQGDGLADPTAILACAKHFAGYSETQGGRDASEADISRRKLRSWFLPPFERVAREGCRTFMLGYQSMDGVPVTVNDWLLNEVLRGEWGYRGTLVTDWDNVGRMVWEQHIFPDFTAASAAAVKAGNDMVMTTPDFFEGAQDAVAKGLLEESDLDAAVARILTLKFELGLFENPRHPDPARQAEVIGVAAHAELNLEVARRSLVLLRNDGTLPLAGGLTAGPDGRAAAPDAPARTIAIVGPNADDPHTQLGDWAGASGQAEWLPDGHPREMITTVLDGFREIAPAGWTVTHARGADIVVTGPDPEGEFFPDGQPRPDVALPAAPDEALIAAAVADASRADYVVAVVGDRIELVGEYRSTATLELVGGQAALLDALAATGKPLIVVLLSSKPLVLPPSVSDAAAIVYAANPGMRGGRAVAELLLGLIEPSGRLPISFARHAGQQPTYYNQVRGQHGHRYADLTQAPAFAFGQGLSYTTVEYSDLRVLTPAVGPADTVRARVQLRNTGARPALETVQVYVSDTVTSVTWAEHELKAYRQVSVAPGETRVVELELPVSACSIVDARGARVVEPGEFELRVGPSSRVEDLQRAGFTVVG; encoded by the coding sequence GTGTCCTCGCTGCCTTACCTCGACCCCACGCTGCCGACCGATCAGCGGGTCGCCGACCTCATCGGGCGGATGACGCTGCCGGAGAAGGTCGGGCAGATGCTCCAGCTCACCGCCCGCGACGGCGTACGCCATCTGGTCGAGGAGTTCCATGTCGGCTCCATCCTGCACGCCTCACCCGAGCGGGTGCGCGAGGCCGCGGAGCTGGCCCGCAACTCCCGCCTGGGCATCCCGCTGCTGGTCGCCGAGGACTGCATCCACGGCCACTCGTTCTGGGAAGGCGCGACGATCTTCCCGACGCAGCTCGGCATGGCCGCGGCCTGGGACCCCGAGCTCGTCGAGCGGGTCGCCCGGGTCACCGCCGTCGAGGTCGCCGCGACCGGCGTGCACTGGACCTTCTCCCCGGTGCTGTGCATCGCCCGGGACCTGCGCTGGGGGCGGGTGAGCGAGACGTTCGGCGAGGACCCGTTCCTCATCGGCGAGCTGGCCTCGGCCATGGTGCGCGGTTACCAGGGCGACGGCCTGGCCGATCCGACGGCGATCCTGGCCTGCGCGAAGCACTTCGCCGGCTACTCCGAGACGCAGGGCGGCCGCGACGCCAGCGAGGCCGACATCTCCCGGCGCAAGCTGCGCTCGTGGTTCCTGCCGCCGTTCGAGCGGGTCGCCCGGGAGGGCTGCCGCACCTTCATGCTCGGCTACCAGTCGATGGACGGGGTGCCCGTCACCGTCAACGACTGGCTGCTCAACGAGGTGCTGCGCGGCGAGTGGGGCTACCGCGGCACCCTGGTCACCGACTGGGACAACGTCGGTCGCATGGTCTGGGAGCAGCACATCTTCCCCGACTTCACCGCCGCGTCGGCGGCCGCGGTGAAGGCGGGCAACGACATGGTGATGACCACGCCCGACTTCTTCGAGGGCGCGCAGGACGCCGTCGCCAAGGGGCTGCTGGAGGAATCGGACCTGGACGCGGCGGTCGCCCGCATCCTCACCCTGAAGTTCGAGCTGGGCCTGTTCGAGAACCCGCGGCACCCCGACCCGGCCCGCCAGGCCGAGGTCATCGGCGTCGCCGCGCACGCCGAGCTCAACCTCGAGGTCGCCCGGCGCTCGCTGGTGCTGCTGCGCAACGACGGCACGCTGCCGCTGGCGGGCGGCCTGACGGCCGGGCCCGACGGGCGCGCCGCCGCGCCGGACGCCCCGGCCCGCACCATCGCGATCGTGGGGCCCAACGCCGACGACCCGCACACCCAGCTCGGCGACTGGGCGGGCGCGTCCGGCCAGGCCGAGTGGCTGCCCGACGGCCACCCGCGCGAGATGATCACGACCGTGCTGGACGGGTTCCGCGAGATCGCCCCGGCCGGGTGGACGGTCACCCACGCCCGCGGCGCGGACATCGTCGTCACCGGGCCCGACCCCGAGGGCGAGTTCTTCCCCGACGGGCAGCCGCGCCCGGACGTCGCGCTGCCCGCCGCGCCCGACGAGGCGCTGATCGCGGCGGCGGTCGCCGACGCGAGCCGGGCCGACTACGTGGTCGCCGTGGTCGGCGACCGCATCGAGCTGGTCGGGGAGTACCGCTCGACCGCCACACTGGAGCTGGTGGGCGGGCAGGCGGCCCTGCTGGACGCGCTGGCCGCGACGGGCAAGCCGCTGATCGTGGTGCTGCTGAGCTCCAAGCCGCTGGTGCTGCCCCCGTCGGTGAGCGACGCCGCCGCGATCGTGTACGCCGCCAACCCCGGTATGCGCGGCGGGCGGGCCGTCGCCGAGCTGCTGCTCGGGCTGATCGAGCCCAGCGGCCGGCTGCCGATCTCGTTCGCCCGGCACGCCGGGCAGCAGCCGACGTACTACAACCAGGTGCGCGGACAGCACGGCCACCGCTACGCCGACCTGACGCAGGCCCCGGCGTTCGCGTTCGGGCAGGGCCTGAGCTACACCACGGTGGAGTACTCCGACCTGCGGGTGCTGACCCCGGCCGTGGGCCCGGCCGACACGGTGCGGGCGCGGGTGCAGCTGCGCAACACCGGGGCGCGCCCGGCGCTGGAGACCGTCCAGGTGTACGTCAGCGACACGGTGACCTCGGTGACCTGGGCCGAGCACGAGCTGAAGGCCTACCGGCAGGTGTCGGTGGCCCCGGGGGAGACCCGCGTGGTCGAGCTGGAGCTGCCGGTGTCGGCGTGCTCCATCGTGGACGCGCGCGGGGCGCGGGTGGTCGAGCCGGGCGAGTTCGAGTTGCGGGTCGGCCCGTCCTCGCGCGTCGAGGACCTGCAGCGGGCCGGGTTCACCGTGGTCGGCTGA
- a CDS encoding TetR/AcrR family transcriptional regulator, with protein MTATARLTAKGTATRARIVAAAADLVLARGVGGTSLDDVRAGTLTSKSQLFHYFPGGKSELVLAIAELQMQRVLQAQQPYLETLDTWAAWDGWRDALVAHYASQPHQGCPIGTLVSELVGTDPTAAAEVVGHLNRWRAYLRDGLTRMHEAGLLRPDADPDRLALATFASVQGGLLLSQALQSVEPLSAALEAALAALHAAAPDGQAGTAA; from the coding sequence GTGACAGCGACCGCCAGACTCACCGCGAAGGGCACCGCCACCCGGGCCCGGATCGTCGCCGCCGCGGCGGACCTGGTGCTGGCCCGCGGCGTCGGCGGCACCAGCCTGGACGACGTCCGCGCCGGCACGCTGACCAGCAAGAGCCAGCTGTTCCACTACTTCCCCGGCGGCAAGAGCGAACTCGTCCTGGCGATCGCGGAGCTGCAGATGCAGCGGGTGCTGCAGGCGCAGCAGCCGTACCTGGAGACCCTCGACACCTGGGCGGCCTGGGACGGCTGGCGCGACGCGCTGGTCGCGCACTACGCCTCGCAACCTCATCAGGGCTGCCCGATCGGCACCCTCGTCAGCGAACTGGTCGGCACCGATCCGACGGCCGCAGCCGAGGTGGTCGGGCACCTGAACCGCTGGCGCGCGTACCTGCGCGACGGGCTGACGCGCATGCACGAAGCCGGCCTGCTGCGCCCCGACGCCGACCCCGACCGCCTGGCGCTGGCCACCTTCGCCTCGGTGCAGGGCGGCCTGCTGCTCAGCCAGGCACTGCAGTCGGTCGAACCCCTGTCGGCTGCCCTGGAGGCGGCGCTGGCCGCACTCCATGCCGCCGCACCGGACGGCCAGGCGGGCACGGCCGCCTGA